Proteins encoded together in one Lysinibacillus sp. FSL K6-0232 window:
- the trmD gene encoding tRNA (guanosine(37)-N1)-methyltransferase TrmD — MNIHVLSLFPEMFSGVFGASILKKAQEKGAVKLEVTDIRAFSGNKHHQVDDYPYGGGAGMVLKPEPMFQAVEAITAGKQPRIILMCPQGERFTQKKAEELAQEKELVFLCGHYEGYDERIRQHLVTDEISIGDFVLTGGELGAMTVIDSVVRLLPGVLGQEDSHIQDSFSTGLLEHPHYTRPAEFRGMKVPDVLLSGNHAKIAQWREEQSLQRTFERRPDLLEHYPLTDKQNLYLEKLKNNNKDA; from the coding sequence ATGAATATTCATGTTTTAAGTTTGTTTCCTGAGATGTTCTCAGGTGTCTTTGGGGCATCTATCTTAAAAAAGGCACAGGAAAAGGGCGCTGTAAAGCTAGAGGTAACAGATATACGTGCGTTTTCAGGGAACAAGCATCATCAAGTTGACGATTATCCATATGGTGGCGGCGCAGGTATGGTATTAAAGCCTGAGCCGATGTTTCAGGCTGTTGAGGCAATTACAGCTGGCAAACAACCACGTATTATTTTAATGTGTCCTCAAGGTGAACGCTTTACACAAAAAAAAGCAGAGGAACTGGCGCAAGAAAAAGAACTAGTCTTTTTATGTGGTCATTATGAAGGCTATGATGAGCGCATTCGCCAGCATCTTGTCACAGACGAGATTTCCATTGGAGATTTTGTTTTAACGGGTGGAGAGCTAGGAGCAATGACGGTTATTGATAGCGTAGTACGGCTACTACCAGGCGTATTAGGTCAGGAGGATTCACACATACAGGATTCCTTTTCAACAGGCTTGCTAGAGCATCCTCATTATACACGACCAGCAGAATTTCGAGGGATGAAAGTGCCTGATGTTTTATTATCAGGCAATCATGCTAAAATTGCACAATGGCGTGAGGAGCAATCACTGCAAAGAACATTTGAGCGCCGACCTGACCTTTTAGAGCATTACCCATTAACAGACAAGCAAAATTTATATCTAGAAAAATTAAAAAACAACAATAAAGATGCTTGA
- the rplS gene encoding 50S ribosomal protein L19 encodes MSNIIAEITKSQLRTDLPTFRPGDTVKVHVKVVEGTRERIQVFEGVVIKRRGGGISETFTVRKISYGVGVERTFPVHTPKIANLEVVRRGKVRRAKLYYLRNLRGKAARIKEIR; translated from the coding sequence ATGTCAAACATTATTGCAGAAATTACAAAATCTCAGCTTCGCACTGATCTACCAACTTTCCGTCCTGGTGATACTGTTAAGGTACACGTGAAAGTTGTAGAGGGTACTCGTGAGCGTATCCAAGTTTTCGAAGGTGTCGTAATTAAACGTCGTGGTGGCGGAATTAGCGAAACTTTCACAGTTCGTAAAATTTCTTACGGTGTAGGTGTTGAGCGTACATTCCCTGTACACACACCAAAAATCGCTAACTTAGAAGTTGTACGTCGTGGTAAAGTACGTCGTGCTAAACTTTACTACCTACGTAACCTACGTGGTAAAGCTGCTCGTATTAAAGAAATTCGATAA
- the lepB gene encoding signal peptidase I: MEKQVKEKNELWEWTKALLIAFAIAAIIRYFLFTPIAVDGESMMPTLEDGDRMIVNKIGYKIGEPKRFDIVVFHAPEQKNYIKRVIGLPGDTLEYRDDQLYINGEPIDEPYLDAYKAQVTGGTLTEDFTLKDIDVSLDTIPEGYVFVMGDNRRNSKDSRHIGLVEQKEIIGNTSLIFWPFSDIKIVK; the protein is encoded by the coding sequence ATGGAAAAACAAGTAAAAGAAAAAAATGAGTTATGGGAATGGACAAAGGCACTATTAATTGCATTTGCGATTGCAGCAATTATTCGATATTTTTTATTTACACCGATTGCGGTTGATGGAGAGTCTATGATGCCAACCCTTGAAGATGGCGATCGTATGATTGTCAACAAAATTGGTTATAAAATAGGTGAGCCAAAACGCTTCGATATCGTAGTCTTTCATGCACCTGAGCAAAAAAATTACATAAAGCGTGTTATTGGATTGCCAGGGGATACGTTAGAATATAGAGATGACCAATTGTATATTAATGGTGAGCCGATAGATGAACCCTATTTAGATGCCTATAAAGCACAAGTGACTGGGGGAACCTTAACAGAAGATTTTACTTTAAAGGATATTGATGTTTCCTTAGATACGATTCCTGAAGGGTATGTTTTTGTTATGGGGGATAATCGTCGAAATAGTAAAGATAGTCGCCATATTGGTCTTGTTGAACAAAAGGAAATTATCGGTAACACTAGTTTGATTTTCTGGCCGTTTAGTGACATAAAAATTGTAAAGTAA
- the ylqF gene encoding ribosome biogenesis GTPase YlqF codes for MTIQWFPGHMAKARREVTEKLKLVDIIFELIDARLPLSSRNPMIDEVIHQKPRLLILNKADMADEHETRKWVEYFAQHGHKAVAINSLEGKGLQQVTKAAQEVLKEKFDRMKAKGMKPRAIRAMIVGIPNVGKSTLINRLAKKNIAKTGNTPGVTKAQQWIKVGKELELLDTPGILWPKFEDQEVGYKLALTGAIKDTITNMEDLAVYGLRFLSIHYPKRMEERYGFEFLQEDLVETFDHIGKLRRVFGAGGEIDYDQVAQLIVRDIRGLQLGKLTFDFVNEQLEKEALSEQ; via the coding sequence GTGACGATACAATGGTTTCCAGGGCATATGGCAAAGGCCAGACGTGAAGTAACGGAAAAATTAAAGCTTGTTGATATTATATTTGAATTAATTGATGCACGTTTACCTCTATCTTCTCGTAATCCAATGATTGATGAGGTGATTCATCAAAAGCCTCGTTTATTAATTTTAAATAAAGCTGATATGGCTGATGAGCATGAAACACGTAAATGGGTAGAGTATTTTGCACAGCATGGACATAAAGCGGTAGCGATTAATTCACTTGAAGGCAAGGGCTTACAGCAAGTCACGAAAGCAGCACAAGAAGTTTTAAAAGAAAAGTTCGACCGTATGAAAGCGAAGGGGATGAAGCCAAGAGCCATTCGTGCAATGATTGTTGGTATACCGAATGTTGGTAAATCCACCCTTATTAATCGCTTAGCGAAAAAGAACATTGCGAAAACAGGCAATACGCCAGGTGTTACAAAAGCACAGCAATGGATTAAGGTCGGAAAAGAGCTAGAATTATTGGATACACCAGGAATTTTATGGCCGAAATTTGAGGATCAAGAAGTAGGCTATAAATTAGCCTTAACAGGCGCTATTAAAGATACCATTACCAATATGGAGGATTTAGCAGTTTACGGCTTGCGCTTCTTATCTATTCATTATCCAAAACGTATGGAGGAGCGTTATGGCTTTGAGTTCCTCCAGGAAGATTTAGTAGAAACTTTTGACCATATTGGCAAGCTGCGCCGTGTCTTTGGAGCAGGCGGAGAAATTGATTATGACCAAGTCGCGCAACTAATTGTGCGAGATATTCGTGGGTTGCAATTAGGAAAGCTAACATTTGATTTTGTGAATGAACAGCTAGAAAAAGAGGCATTATCAGAGCAATAA
- a CDS encoding carbohydrate kinase family protein: MKKIFCIGEALIDFIPLEKAQPLKDVTSFERVAGGAPMNVAIAVAKYDGHAVMLTKLANDSFGDYLFNILQTNGVDTSRIIRCEEGETGLAFVSVTASGERDFSFYRKNAADLLLAPEDVQPTWFEQGDLLHFCSVDLVESPMKQTHKKVIEDIRAVGGIISFDPNVRLPLWPNKELCRQTILDFLPTADIVKISDEELYFITNIEDEAEAIRSLFVGHVQVVIYTKGANGAAIYLKTGEVFEGAGFQVIVADTTGAGDAFIGGFLAELLSLDVSQELLCTIIRNHQQQLLTFANASGALTASVKGAIHAAPGRKHVLSFIDAQQS, encoded by the coding sequence TTGAAAAAGATTTTTTGTATTGGTGAGGCATTAATTGATTTTATTCCTCTTGAAAAAGCTCAGCCTTTAAAAGATGTAACGAGCTTTGAGCGTGTAGCCGGTGGTGCACCGATGAATGTGGCAATTGCTGTGGCAAAATACGATGGGCATGCTGTTATGCTTACAAAGCTTGCAAATGACAGCTTCGGTGATTATTTATTCAATATTCTCCAAACAAACGGTGTTGATACATCTCGTATTATTCGCTGTGAGGAAGGTGAAACAGGTCTAGCCTTTGTTTCTGTGACGGCATCAGGAGAACGTGATTTTAGCTTCTATCGTAAGAATGCAGCAGATTTACTACTTGCCCCTGAGGATGTACAACCAACATGGTTTGAGCAAGGTGATTTACTACATTTTTGTTCTGTCGATTTAGTGGAAAGCCCAATGAAGCAGACGCATAAAAAAGTAATTGAAGATATACGTGCAGTAGGCGGTATTATCAGCTTTGACCCAAATGTACGCCTCCCTCTTTGGCCGAACAAAGAGCTGTGCCGTCAAACAATTTTAGATTTTTTACCAACTGCCGATATTGTCAAAATATCAGACGAGGAGCTTTACTTTATTACAAATATTGAAGATGAAGCAGAGGCAATTCGCTCACTCTTTGTCGGTCATGTGCAAGTCGTTATCTATACAAAAGGCGCAAATGGCGCTGCTATTTATTTAAAAACTGGTGAAGTCTTTGAAGGGGCTGGCTTTCAAGTAATAGTTGCAGATACAACAGGTGCAGGTGATGCTTTTATTGGTGGTTTTTTAGCCGAGTTACTGTCGCTTGATGTTTCACAAGAGCTGCTATGTACAATTATACGCAATCATCAGCAGCAGCTATTAACATTCGCCAATGCAAGTGGTGCATTAACTGCTTCAGTAAAGGGAGCAATCCATGCCGCACCAGGCAGAAAGCATGTGTTATCGTTTATTGATGCACAGCAATCTTAA
- a CDS encoding glycoside hydrolase family 32 protein, with translation MKTLQQAQEAQQSAAQKINHRYRLGYHIMAPAQWINDPNGLIQYQGEYHAFYQHHPYDENWGPMHWGHVKSKDLVYWEHLPIALTPGNDYDKDGCFSGSAVDDNGQLTLIYTGHIYIDKEQDTFYQTQNIAVSQDGVTFTKVTENAVIPEPPADSAHHFRDPKVWKHEDTWYMILGNATKDMVGRVILYRSADLRQWEYVGVLAQSDGSLGFMWECPDFFELDGKHILLISPQGIEKQGDLYNNLFQTGYLIGDYQYDTNSFTETSPFTELDNGHDFYAAQTFLDDQGRRIVIGWMDMWESDMPTKADGWCGALTLPRVLTLSDDHKLRMHPVEELKALRNAEYQVLQNQTLATNYLVSTNQELLEIKAVFDIRHEQPVSLKLRGIHAEETLLTYDYKTQKLLLDCSKSGKAEDGIRTAMLHADNELILHLFVDRSSIEVFAGNGEATMTSRIYPTEERLGIEVAAGANVKELTYWTLNDIWK, from the coding sequence ATGAAAACATTACAGCAAGCACAGGAAGCACAACAATCAGCCGCACAAAAAATCAATCATCGTTATCGTTTAGGCTATCATATTATGGCTCCTGCTCAATGGATTAATGACCCAAATGGACTGATCCAATATCAAGGAGAATATCATGCCTTTTATCAGCACCACCCATATGATGAAAACTGGGGACCGATGCACTGGGGGCATGTCAAAAGTAAGGATCTTGTCTACTGGGAGCATCTCCCTATCGCACTGACTCCCGGCAATGATTATGATAAGGATGGCTGTTTTTCTGGTAGTGCTGTCGATGACAATGGGCAGCTAACATTAATTTATACAGGACATATCTATATTGATAAGGAACAAGATACTTTTTATCAAACACAAAATATCGCCGTTAGTCAGGATGGTGTGACCTTTACAAAAGTGACAGAAAACGCTGTAATTCCAGAGCCTCCTGCTGACAGCGCGCATCATTTTCGCGATCCAAAGGTATGGAAGCACGAAGATACTTGGTATATGATTCTAGGCAACGCCACAAAAGATATGGTAGGGCGTGTTATTTTGTATCGCTCTGCTGATTTACGTCAGTGGGAGTATGTAGGTGTCCTTGCACAAAGTGATGGTAGCTTAGGTTTTATGTGGGAATGTCCAGATTTCTTTGAGCTAGATGGCAAGCATATTCTATTAATTTCTCCTCAAGGAATAGAAAAGCAGGGCGACTTATACAATAATCTTTTCCAAACAGGTTACTTAATAGGCGATTATCAATATGATACAAATAGCTTTACAGAAACATCACCTTTTACAGAGCTAGATAATGGACATGATTTCTATGCCGCCCAAACATTTTTAGATGATCAAGGTCGCCGCATTGTAATCGGCTGGATGGATATGTGGGAGTCTGACATGCCAACAAAGGCAGATGGCTGGTGTGGTGCATTAACATTACCGCGTGTACTAACATTAAGTGACGACCATAAATTGCGTATGCATCCTGTAGAGGAATTAAAAGCATTGCGCAATGCTGAGTATCAAGTCTTACAAAACCAAACATTAGCAACAAATTATTTAGTTTCAACAAATCAAGAATTGTTAGAAATTAAGGCAGTATTCGACATCCGTCATGAACAGCCTGTTAGCTTAAAGCTTCGTGGTATTCATGCAGAGGAAACCTTGTTAACATATGATTATAAAACGCAAAAATTACTATTGGATTGCTCCAAATCTGGGAAAGCAGAAGACGGTATTCGTACAGCGATGCTTCATGCAGACAATGAACTGATTTTACATCTCTTTGTTGACCGTTCCTCTATCGAAGTATTTGCAGGTAATGGCGAAGCAACAATGACAAGCCGCATCTACCCGACTGAGGAGCGCTTAGGTATTGAAGTAGCTGCTGGGGCAAACGTTAAAGAACTCACATATTGGACATTAAACGATATTTGGAAATAA
- a CDS encoding MFS transporter: protein MQTANNLYWKLSAYFFFFFFTWSSSYSLFSIWLGQEINLSGSATGIIFSANAIFALCMQPLYGYISDKIGLKKNILFFISILLVFVGPFYIFVYGPLLQYNVFLGAIVGGLYLGMAFLAGIGAIESYIEKVGRKYGFEYGKSRMWGSLGWAAATFFAGQLFNINPNINFWIASVSAIILVGIILSIKIEMTHDEIEKAESITLKDVGNLFKLKDFWFLMMYVIGVTCVYSVYDQQFPIYYSSLFSSEALGNQVFGYLNSFQVFLEAGMMFAAPFIVNKLGAKKSLLLAGFLMAFRIIGSGIVDGPIGISSMKLIHAFELPIMLIAIFKYLAANFDTRLSSILYLVGFQFATQIGASILSPIAGTLYDHVGFRNTYLIMGVVVLIFSVISIFTLLNTKPTIKKSEPAEPQPTLGGL from the coding sequence ATGCAAACAGCTAACAACCTTTACTGGAAACTCAGTGCTTATTTTTTCTTTTTCTTCTTCACTTGGTCATCTAGTTACTCATTATTTTCAATTTGGTTAGGGCAAGAAATTAATTTAAGCGGTTCAGCAACAGGGATTATCTTTTCTGCAAACGCCATTTTCGCTTTATGTATGCAGCCTCTTTATGGCTATATTTCAGATAAAATTGGTTTAAAGAAAAATATTTTGTTCTTTATTAGCATTCTACTTGTATTCGTTGGACCTTTTTATATTTTCGTTTATGGACCTTTACTGCAATACAATGTTTTTCTTGGTGCAATTGTCGGTGGACTTTATTTAGGGATGGCATTTCTAGCAGGAATTGGTGCAATCGAATCTTATATTGAAAAGGTTGGGCGCAAATATGGCTTTGAATATGGGAAATCAAGAATGTGGGGTTCGCTAGGATGGGCAGCAGCTACATTTTTTGCAGGGCAATTATTCAACATCAACCCAAATATCAACTTTTGGATTGCGAGTGTGTCAGCGATTATTTTAGTTGGCATTATTCTCTCCATCAAAATTGAAATGACACATGATGAAATTGAAAAAGCCGAATCCATTACATTGAAGGATGTAGGCAATCTCTTTAAACTAAAGGATTTTTGGTTCTTAATGATGTATGTAATCGGTGTTACATGTGTTTATAGTGTCTATGACCAACAGTTCCCGATTTACTACTCATCATTATTCTCTAGTGAAGCATTAGGCAATCAAGTCTTTGGCTACTTAAATTCTTTCCAAGTATTTTTAGAAGCTGGTATGATGTTTGCTGCACCATTTATTGTCAATAAATTAGGTGCGAAAAAAAGCTTATTATTAGCAGGCTTTTTAATGGCATTTCGTATTATCGGCTCTGGTATAGTGGACGGGCCAATTGGTATTTCAAGTATGAAGCTAATTCATGCCTTTGAATTACCAATTATGTTAATTGCTATTTTTAAATATCTAGCGGCTAATTTCGATACACGTTTATCATCTATCCTGTATTTAGTAGGGTTCCAATTCGCTACTCAAATTGGTGCATCCATTCTATCACCAATTGCAGGTACACTTTATGATCATGTTGGATTCCGTAACACGTATTTAATTATGGGTGTAGTTGTCTTGATTTTTAGTGTCATTTCTATTTTCACATTATTAAATACGAAACCAACTATAAAAAAATCAGAACCAGCAGAACCACAACCAACTTTAGGAGGGCTTTGA
- a CDS encoding LacI family DNA-binding transcriptional regulator encodes MKPTISDVAKVAGVSPTTVSRVLNNRGYISQETRDSVQRAMEKVNYFPNDVARSLFNKRTYLIGVIVPQTSNPFFGELIFHIESICASLNYKVLLCNSLNRADKEKNYWAMLMRNQVDGVIAVTYNRGLVNGHEQHLPIVTIDHYLSPTIPVVSSDNYAGGVQAAKLLLAKGCQHILHINGPLKLETPANLRRKGYEAVMQEHGRTAITYEIASALNRHEQQKVIAQLFQEHPEVDGIFASDDLIAATVITEAPKYGKHIPTNLKVIGYDGTETCQALLPSLTTIRQPIELIAQKAVEVLLKEIEGNYEETAKDICLPVQLIEGTTT; translated from the coding sequence ATGAAACCGACAATTAGTGATGTGGCAAAGGTAGCAGGTGTATCACCAACAACGGTTTCTCGTGTCTTAAATAACCGTGGCTATATTAGTCAAGAAACGAGAGATAGTGTGCAACGTGCCATGGAAAAGGTGAACTATTTTCCAAATGATGTCGCTCGTTCGTTATTTAATAAACGGACCTATTTGATAGGCGTTATTGTGCCACAAACGAGCAATCCATTTTTTGGAGAGCTCATTTTTCATATTGAAAGCATCTGTGCTTCATTAAATTATAAAGTGTTGCTTTGTAATAGCTTAAATAGAGCAGATAAAGAGAAAAATTACTGGGCAATGCTGATGCGTAATCAAGTAGATGGTGTGATTGCTGTGACATATAATCGCGGCTTAGTCAATGGACATGAGCAGCATTTACCTATTGTAACAATCGACCATTATTTATCCCCAACAATACCAGTTGTTTCCTCAGATAATTACGCTGGTGGTGTACAAGCTGCAAAATTGCTACTGGCAAAAGGGTGTCAGCATATTCTCCATATTAATGGTCCTTTAAAGCTTGAAACCCCTGCCAATTTAAGGCGTAAAGGCTACGAGGCAGTGATGCAGGAGCATGGACGAACAGCCATTACATATGAAATAGCTAGTGCATTGAATCGTCATGAACAGCAAAAAGTCATTGCACAACTTTTTCAAGAGCATCCAGAAGTAGATGGTATTTTTGCGAGTGATGATTTAATTGCTGCTACTGTTATCACCGAAGCACCGAAGTATGGCAAACATATTCCAACAAATTTAAAAGTTATTGGTTATGATGGTACGGAAACGTGCCAAGCATTGTTGCCGAGTTTAACAACGATACGCCAGCCGATTGAATTAATCGCGCAAAAGGCTGTAGAGGTTTTATTGAAGGAAATTGAAGGAAATTATGAGGAAACAGCAAAAGATATTTGCTTGCCTGTGCAATTAATTGAAGGTACAACAACATAA
- a CDS encoding ribonuclease HII, giving the protein MQTIKEITVALKAATTYESWMEALQQDSRAGVQKAWQQFIKRMNKQQQLQQQHDAKIAFDAQFGQLVAGVDEAGRGPLAGPVVTAAVILPENCQALLGLNDSKQLSRDTRERMSILVKEHALSYSIHFLNATKIDELNIYEATKQSMAASVEGLHIKPNFVIADAMTLPIPIPQRSIIKGDAQSLAIAAASILAKTARDHYMEELAQEFPQYGFEQHAGYGTKQHLEALAKYGPTIHHRTSFEPIKSMLKR; this is encoded by the coding sequence ATGCAAACAATTAAAGAAATTACAGTAGCGTTAAAGGCTGCTACAACATATGAGTCATGGATGGAGGCGCTACAGCAAGATAGCCGTGCAGGTGTACAAAAAGCATGGCAGCAATTTATTAAACGCATGAATAAACAGCAGCAATTACAACAACAACATGATGCGAAAATTGCCTTTGATGCACAGTTTGGTCAGCTTGTAGCGGGGGTAGATGAGGCTGGTCGTGGTCCATTGGCAGGCCCTGTTGTGACTGCTGCTGTTATTTTACCTGAAAACTGTCAGGCATTGCTTGGCTTAAATGATTCAAAACAGTTATCAAGGGACACAAGAGAACGCATGAGTATTTTAGTGAAAGAGCATGCGCTTAGCTATAGTATTCACTTTCTAAATGCTACAAAAATTGATGAACTCAATATATATGAAGCGACAAAGCAGTCGATGGCTGCAAGTGTAGAGGGGCTACATATAAAGCCTAATTTTGTAATAGCAGATGCGATGACACTGCCTATTCCTATACCGCAGCGCTCTATTATTAAAGGGGATGCACAAAGCTTAGCCATTGCAGCTGCTTCGATTTTAGCGAAAACGGCACGTGATCATTATATGGAGGAGCTGGCACAGGAGTTTCCTCAATATGGATTTGAGCAGCATGCAGGCTATGGCACGAAGCAGCATTTAGAGGCACTTGCTAAGTATGGACCAACAATTCACCATCGAACAAGCTTTGAGCCGATAAAATCTATGTTAAAGAGGTGA